The Dermacentor andersoni chromosome 1, qqDerAnde1_hic_scaffold, whole genome shotgun sequence genomic interval TTTTCAACTGTGTCCATGTGTGCATCGTCGCGTTATATTGTACATGCCCGCAGCTTTATACTTTTTTATGGCAGTTTTTGTAATGCCTTTTTACTTTACCTTCCTTTCTTCCCTTCCCGTTTCCCCTTCAATGTGGAACTTTGTAAAAATGAGACAACACAGATTAAAGTTTGTGGATGAATTTTGGGGTCTTTGAAGTGTTACCCTTGGCTTTTTGCATACTGCAATTTGCAGCAAAGCTTTTGGTATCGTGGTGCTACTTGCTAGTAATTCAAGACCAGTGCACCAATGTttttattaccgtatttactcgcgtaatgatcgcacccctgaattttgtcgtcaaaattaattttttttcttccatgaggatcgcaccctgaacttgtcgcagcgatatgtcgtgtgcaaagtctagctaatgatgatcgtgcttaccatctgtcaaatgctacacgaaagactcttgaagacataccaagcggtctgcacgcacccaacattaaTAAGCAGATACCCcatttattcctttcatcactttccgcacttgcaTGAGAAAAAGCTAACACCAAACTttcctcggctttattatttgtaggcttcataatggttttggtcgacaacataaaaggcgcctttcgatacttctcgtctgcactcgtgggcacgcaccaaattgcgagcggcaacgatagtggccacgtttacactgatacgttggaagcgtaccctattcatacgctgacgcTTCTAACGCAtccaagatattcgcccacccttagtggaaatgtgctgtattaggatagcagtgacgacaaatgccgcagtttcagcAGCATGCCCGCatgtgtttctgtcactggcagctaagcgcacccacCTCtgtgtcccctcaaagtggacatgactAAGTTATTGTCGctaacttgccgatattaacgatattcattactgatacggaagaaactgtttcagtgcgcgtaatgtactcgtgagaagaaaaataatccaGTTCGGCGTGTTCGGCTTGCTCCCCCGGccgccattcttgttttggtgtcccgcactgacagccgcagccgcctgcttgttgacccgttgtcatcccgcagcaaattcGGGATGAAAAAATTTTTcttctcgcgggaaatttaacttgcgatcgcacccctgaatttgcgtcaatttttttttttacataaaagtgcgatcattatgagaGTAAATATGGTAAGTACAGAGATATTTCAGCAGTGCTGGTGGATTGTGGTCTGGTattaagctgctgctgctgtagatCAACACTTGCAGCTTATGCGGTGCTTTCGGCAAAGTGCCTAAGGCACTGCAACAATTCCAGTACTGGCGAATGCCTGCAGCAGTTTCAGCTCCTGCATGGGCCGGTACTAGATTGTTTTCCATTGTGTAACATAGTTTGTTGCACCTGTGTGATGCGTCATTCACGGGATTAAGCGTGGAAATCTTAGCAAATTGGGACCTTGTGCAGTAAAGGTTCGGACGGTGTAGAAGTCGTGGGGCACTTTGTTCCTgggtgcttttctcgtcgcgatacgtttttttacaagtactgctccaagAGGGCACCTGTAACCAGCCAGTGGAGGCCGTAGGAGAGAACCTGAGATGATAAAGGTTGGCACAGGATCTGCAGGGCATCCAAGGGTCAGCGGGGGAATTGAAACTGGAAGCAGGGTACTCCTTGGGTTGGGGCTCACGAGGCCACAGTGTGCCAAGGTGTTCGCATACAGGATTGGCCTTTCACTATGCGGCAAGCAGATCTTGTACACCCTTGGCACGTGCAAGCCTCTGCAAGTCCCAACCCATGGATTAGTCCAGGTTCTAGCTTTGGTAACTCCATTGCTGCTTTGTTGTCTTGGAGGCACGGCCAATAATACAAAATGACGCATTGTTGCAACTAGGAAAAAAATTGCAATCGAAGAAATGTAATTGTGCCCAGCCGCTAACTtgtgatgctaagttcagcactaccgcgtcAGGTGACTTGTACAATACCTGTCGGGACTTTGCCCCTTGTGCTTTCGACCCTGTGACCGTATCATGGCCAGTGGTGACATGTTCTTTCTGATCACTTTTGGTGATACTTTAGCGTGACTTAGTACACGGTGTCGCGTTGAATGATTCGAGAATTTTTCCTCAACCAACCTATTggcgcgcactgaaagtgatcTCTGAAAGTGACGTCAGAGAATACGTCCGTTCGATCAATAACCTTCGGCAGTCAGCTGTTGACCAAGCAAGCGGATAGAACGCCAGATGCTACATCTTGCCAGGTGCTACATCCTCAAAATAGTATCCGAAATCGGTTAGCCAAGAATTTCATTTTGGCCTCTCCCTGCTACGCTAGAAAGCTATAGTGTATGGCCTGTAGCGTGGTGTGCAGGTGATGCACTCAAATACAGTGGAGCTAATGTGTAGTAGACAAAATTGCACAGAACAATATATGCCGCTGCATAGCATGGTGCATTTATTGTTGGCAAGTGCTTCTGTTACTCTTGCAAATTCGTGGGTTTGGTGTGTTCCcacgtagtttttttttatcctgGGTGTGTTTTTGCAGTTAATCAGTCTATAATCCATGCGCAGTGATGGAAGGAGTAATATAGTAATTAATGGTCCCAGCGTATGAGCATATGTTGTagcgtttcatttttttcatgctCCTAGTCATCTAACGATGGAAAGAAGCTGCGTTGCTTGCTCCGGCACAGAGTAGCCTTTACATGGGCTCTGTTCCTAATGTTTTTGTAATGGTAGCTGTAATGCCACCTACTTGTAGCAAGTACTAACGTAATGCTACGCGCTCTATAGTTTCGCTGCGTCCATTTCATTGCATGATACAAGTAATGACGTATTGTCCATTTCATTTTTGGCGAAGTCTTAATAGCGAATTTCATGCTGGAGCCCGTCGCTCTCGATCATCTTTGTTGACGGGTAGGAACTCGCGCGATGCAGGCAGTCGCATCGTAACCTTGTACACATGCTGCACTACCACGCATGTTCGGTGTTTACACTGCCCCAGTTCATACTGAGGAAGTCCCCAGGATGTCTGCATCAGGGCGTCAATAACCGGAGACTGCATCAGGGCGTCAATAACCGGAGAATGTCCAAAACTTGTCCAAATTCAGTTTTCTGTCCAAAGCCGCTACGCATGCGTTTCTGCTGCTATGCATGACGTCTTCTAAACAAAACGCAGTTTAAGGTATTTTACTGAAATGAATTGGGCTACAATTAAACGTTGCTGAATGTTACTTCgtgtctgcataattttattttATAGCTGCTGCCATATTGACGTCTGTTATCACCTGCCACGATAGCTTATACGGGTGTCGCAGAGCACACTTCATCGCCCAATCCGgattgaatttctcggtcgcgatcgGCTCCTTTGTGCAAAGTGTGTGAGGGCGCCAATCGCAGTCTAGAAATTCAATCCGAAATAGCGATCTAAAGTGGCCGTGTAACACCGGTATTAGAGGCTatagtgttgtgctgctgagctcgaagtcgcATGTTCGAtcccggcggctgcatttcgattgggcGATATGCAGAAACGTTACGttagtgtacttagatttaggtgcatgttgatTTTCAGAATGGTCGAAATGAAAACCGGCGGTGCTCCCATTTCAGTGCCACATAATCATGCATGGTTTTGACACATAAAATCTCAATTTAATTTTTCTGTTTTCTCAACCCCATTACCACTAGTAAGCCAATGAGCCCCCCATATGTCAATTAACAGCCCTTTCTTGCAATGCAAAATAAACTGCAGAAATGACAAGTCTAAAGGGCTTGGGCCCTTTTGTTAGCATTTGGAGAATGCTGTAGTTGCTTTCCAGGTGAAAGCATTCTGCTGTGGTGCAATACACAAAGCGCAAAACCAGTAGAAGAGCGTAGTTGCTACGACTGGAAAAAAACATTCAAGACCTGAGGTCCAACTTCGTCGATGTCTATAGAGTGTGGGTGGAGTGAACCGAGTGGGCCAACTCAAATTCGTTCCTTCTAGAGAAACTGCTTGAAGCTGAAGAGActtgttctatatatatatgttcaagCTCCCAGGAAAAAAGGAGAGACTTATGTCATCAGCCTGGTGTCCACTGCTAGTCAAAGGCCTCTCCTAAAGTCCCTTgatatttaatttttttgaaaGCAGAATATCTAGGGACTTCAGCCTCTTCcaagtgatcactttcctttaTCTTGCATCTGCTGGCTGCTACAATTCCCACACACTCCAATCTTCTGTTCTCAACGGCATTTTCCTTCCCAGCAACCAATCTGCTTGTGTAATAGACCACCGGTCATCTGCTCTACGCATTATATGACCGGCCCAACTTCACTTCATTATTTAATCCCTACTGGAATGCAACTAGGACTGACATCTGTACTTGGCTGTAAAAAGGTATGAGTTCCGAATAGACCAGAAAGTGGCAGACAAGCTCGTAAAGGCAGAATGGGCCATCAAAACGCAAATTAAATGCAGTGGAGTATCTTAGTAATGTGGTATCGTTAAAGCATCGGACGTACCCGATTATGTTGGGTACAGTGGCATACATCGTATGTCCATCGAACTGTCCCTAAACAATGTCCCTACTGTAACTGCCAACATACATGTGATGAACCAGTTtaaaaagtgccgagtttctctTCATGCTCGTTTTCAGTAAAGAGCCTCTCCGTTTATCTCGGTACTAAAGAGGGTAGACCTTTGAATTGCTTTCATTGCGTCCACATGGAGTAATTCAATGTTTCTGGTATGCGTAAAGGTGTACGAAATTGTCTTtaataaagattaaataaacCAGATaacctttcatttttttcatctaATTTAGAACATACTGAGAAGTTGAAATTTTGTTTACATTAATATGTGCGTCAGATACCAAAGGGTTAGTCAGTTGGCCACAACTGCACAAATCTATTCAGCTAGCTTTCAGTTCGTATGCTGTTATGCAAAATTATTTTAAATAGGTGCGACACAGTGGCAGTGATACAGTTCTGTTAGCAGGCCTACTCGCAATCTCGCATTCAAAATTAATCCTAAAGGCTGAGGCTGTGCTCATGCGAACGTTTCAGTGTTGACACTCGGGTATGCATTCAGCATGCCCATGGGATGAGCATATTTGGTGTCCTGTGGGTCCCGTTGCAACACTAGCCACGTTTGATCACTTCCCGTCTTGCATAAGATGCGCAACAGGAAGTGATCAAACGGCTTCTAGTGTCCACGCGAGGTATCTCTGTCAATAACAGCCAGAATGCTAGAATCGCACAGCTGGTACACCAAGAGTGCGGGTACATTGTTCAGATAGTTCATTGTCCCTCTATTTCATTTCCTGCATTAATTAAAGATCACttgtcaaatgtttttttttttaggagggacGAGTACTCTCCAAGTGCAGCACACTCTAGTTTTATCTTTTGAGTCTCAGCACACTGTATACGGCCGAGCGAGTAAAGCATATATGAAAGTGCTTGAGCATATTTAAATCAGAGGTTTGTGCGCTCTGTTAGTGCCACACAACCAGTAAGCAAATGCAAGTTTCAAAGAAGGTAGACATAAGTGTCCATACCGACTCTTTTAGCACAGATAACTGTGAACACTGTCAACAAAACACATTAAATCAAATATAGTTCAAATAAGTAGTGAACAGCAACGCACACCATTTATTTTTCAAGCTGTTTCCCACCCCTTTGAAGAAGCACTGGGCCCTGCTCTCGCACCAGGTTTGCTTGAAGCACAAGCTGAATTTTCCACATGGTCTCTAGGCAGCAGCCCGAGTTCCCGAGCTTTTGCTCGTGACCTCCAGACTTTGAGCGTGAAATCATCACTTGCAGTCACAAGCATCTCTGGCTCCTTGGGATTAAAAGCCACAGCGTTCACAACGTCATCATGGGGAAGCTTGGCCAAGCAGACAGCATAGTGCCGGTCCCACAAGTAGCCCTTCCTGTCTTCAGCACCACTAGCCACATACTTTTCACTCACATCAAGAAAGATGAAAAAGCACTCATCGTTAGGCGTGTATGCACGATGGGAACGCAACAGGTTGCCAACTTCTTCCATGGTGGTCAGGTCTATGACGTGGATGTCTATCTCTTGTGCAATAggaggtggtgacagtggctgcTCAATAACGTAGTTCTTCGGCCAAGGCCTGCTATTTATATACAGAAATCGATGGTCAGGTGACAGCCCCATGCCAATAATGTGACCATGCAGATCCACAAGATGATCAACGGCATCGAAAGACTGCTCGACTGGATCAGGTGGCTCGCGTCTTGCTTCCTGCTGCCTGGCAATGCGTTGGAGCAACGAAGGGGGCTCTTTTTCTGGCTCAGCAAACCGGAAAGGTTTGATGCGCTTGAAGCCCACTTGATGTGGTGCATAGGTCAAAGACCCGGTGGTGAAAATGAGCAGTTTTTCACGTGGGTCCAGGGGATCATCAGCATCAGCACTGTCCTCAtctgtgtcatcatcatcttGTGATGTCCATGGGTCAGATACAGGATTACCACGGACGTGTGGTGGCTCGCAATTAGCAACAAGAATGGTGCGCACTGAGCTGGCATTTGTATTGAAAAATCTGAACAGCTTTTTTACAATGGGCTTCTTTTCAGATTCACTCTCCTGCCAGGCCTTATTCAGCCAAACATCTGAGCAGGATAACATGTGCCCAAGGAAGTGCAACTTCCCTGAGAGGAGGTAGTGGTCAGTATACCACGTCCCAAAGATATCGTAGGGCTTGTTGAAAACTCTGCACTGCAGGATAAAGCCTTCCTTCAGGTTGAAGACGGCGATCTCCCCAGAAGCTGTGTGCGTTCCAAAGTGCACGCCAGACACAAGTAGCAGCGTGTCAGACTCGTTGAACTGCGAGAACTGCGTGTAGTTCCAGCTCAGGTCACGCATATTCCTCGAGTAAATCACTGTCGCCGGGTATGAAGCACTCCAGAGCTTCACGTGGCCGTCTTTGGAGCAACTGGCGAAACAGGTGCCGTCGTGCGAGAAGCTCACGTGCAGGACCTGATGGCTGTGCTCAAGCAGTACTTCGGCTTCGACAACGGGCGCTTCATAGTACAAGCGGCGATACTCGGACTTCCAGCGGGCGCCCTCCAGAACAGGAATGTTCCGGTCAACTTTCCAGTCCTGTTGGAACTTCCTCCGCCACAGCAACTCATCATCGGCTGCCAGTGACCAAGATGCGCACACGCAGCCGCAACGGCATATGTCTTTCGCCGAAAGATGTGACAAGACGCGCAGGAGCAACGAGTAAGGCAGTGATTCCCACATGTCCAACGTTCAGCAGGAAATTCACGGTTCTCCTTTTACCGCCTGCTTACCCTGCGCAACATAGAAAAGAAACATCAGCGAATGCAGAGCAATCGATTGTGCACTTTAGCGAACTGTAAACAAGAACATACACGAACATAGCAGAGTGTACAACACAGGCTGAAATAGCTCGTTAATGCCAAAACAGACCAGAACATCACGTTTTGCATAAGATACGAGAAGTGATCAAACGTGGTTTCTAGCATCCGCGCGAGGTATCTCTGTCAATTACAGCTAGAGCGCTTCTAACCGCAGACCCATCCTCATCACGCAGTTGGCTTACAAAACATGCCGTCCATCGAGGTGAAGGTCGCCACTTGCGAGTGTAGGCGCTAGCTCTCAATCTTGCTGCAATTCTCACATCTCTATCATTCAGTCACTGGTGGCACTTAAACATGCTTAAACACATATGCTGTAAACACCTCGCGCCAGGACAAAGCCACAACTACACAATCCACTTTCGTATCCCATGCCTCAACGCTTCAGCGTTCGCAGCCATGGAGGAAAACATGGAGGAAAACGATGCACCATCGGAGATTTGCGagcacatcatatatatatatatatatatatatatatatatatatatatatatatatatatatatatatatatatatatatatatatatatatatatatatatatatatatatatatatatatatatatatatatataattttttttttattaaatagtACGTTTTAGCGCGCATGTTCGCGAGTGCCGCGCGAGATGGCGTCGTCTTCGTAACGGTTATTTTTGGGCAACCTTAGTTTCAATATTACTGTCAGGTTTTTCAACATCATACGTACAATTATGTTGCAGCTTTTGTAGTTTTTTTCGTTACTTAATCAATGGAAGGTCGATCGCTTCACTGCTTGTATAACACGTATTCGTGTGACAACAACAGAGTGGCCGGGGTGGCGGTGTCGTTcgctctttattctatggtttaACTTCGTGAGAGCCAAGAGCACGTGCGTAAACATGTGCGTAAATGCTTACTTTCGGGTGGTTTTTTGGAGCTTTTGTGCACTGTGCTTGCAGTTACATTATAAATTTTATCAGAAGCCTTGCTACCCCAAAGAGATGAGATAgcttgctacatttttttttttttttttttttatcatgtgcGAGTGGTGAAAGGAAGTAAACGTCGCCGAAACTGCCTCTCCAAATCAGCTTTACTTTGTGTGGAGGGTGTACGAATAACGAATCGCTGTAAGGATGTGCATTGAAAACAAAACTGGTTGAAGCATGATTGACccgattttttttctctgttattGTTTATCATTGCAGCATGGCATTGAGGTACCAACTGCAACTTATGGGCAGGCTTCGCAGCGTTTTGCCAGCATGCGGTGCCTTTGTGACAACGCTGAATCAACCAGTACACCACCAGCCCGTGCTGCATAATGCACAAAGGCAACCGCTTATTATCAGCTACTGCTGTTATGCGAAAGGAGCAAATCGACCCAAGCACTCTGGTACATTGAACTCTGCTTGCTTGTTCGCATGCACGGCGTACCACGTGTAGTGTTCATGCTGcactaaaaatattaaaaaagaaactcCTTGAGTATCGAGAAACGTGCAGTCAGTCGTGATGCTCGGTGCCTTACATGAAAATCCTGACATGTACCATGATTATAACACACGCAAACAGGTCTGATGGGTTTGATGTTATTAACATTTCTTGGAAGCAAATCTAGAAATTTCTCATAAGCCAAGTTTGTGGCTCTGATTGTGGGGGACCTACTTTAAAAGCCCCTGtaagcgtagaaaaaaaaataattttttataaGTTGATTCTTGCA includes:
- the Fbw5 gene encoding F-box/WD repeat-containing protein 5; this encodes MWESLPYSLLLRVLSHLSAKDICRCGCVCASWSLAADDELLWRRKFQQDWKVDRNIPVLEGARWKSEYRRLYYEAPVVEAEVLLEHSHQVLHVSFSHDGTCFASCSKDGHVKLWSASYPATVIYSRNMRDLSWNYTQFSQFNESDTLLLVSGVHFGTHTASGEIAVFNLKEGFILQCRVFNKPYDIFGTWYTDHYLLSGKLHFLGHMLSCSDVWLNKAWQESESEKKPIVKKLFRFFNTNASSVRTILVANCEPPHVRGNPVSDPWTSQDDDDTDEDSADADDPLDPREKLLIFTTGSLTYAPHQVGFKRIKPFRFAEPEKEPPSLLQRIARQQEARREPPDPVEQSFDAVDHLVDLHGHIIGMGLSPDHRFLYINSRPWPKNYVIEQPLSPPPIAQEIDIHVIDLTTMEEVGNLLRSHRAYTPNDECFFIFLDVSEKYVASGAEDRKGYLWDRHYAVCLAKLPHDDVVNAVAFNPKEPEMLVTASDDFTLKVWRSRAKARELGLLPRDHVENSACASSKPGARAGPSASSKGWETA